The following proteins are encoded in a genomic region of Mycobacterium kiyosense:
- the hycD gene encoding formate hydrogenlyase HycD has product MNLMSALAGLAQIGGVMLGAPLVIGLMRQVRARLEGRCGAGILQPWRDLRKQLRKQQVRPEGTTLVFAAAPVLLAATTLLIAAIVPLVATGSPLDPVADLFAVVGLLFLGTVALTLAGIDTGTSFGGMGASREITIAALVEPTILLAVFALSIPARSANLGAIVGFSLHNPGEVVSLSGILAFVALVIVVIAETGRLPVDNPATHLELTMVHEAMVLEYAGPRLALVEWASAMRLTVLLALLANLFAPWGIAGQRPTLIGVGIGIVAIALKVVLAAAVLGGAEVFIAKLRLFRVPELLAGSFLMALLAVSAANFFAGQAG; this is encoded by the coding sequence ATGAACCTCATGTCGGCTCTGGCCGGCCTCGCCCAGATCGGTGGGGTGATGCTCGGCGCGCCGCTGGTGATCGGGCTGATGCGCCAGGTGCGGGCCCGCTTGGAAGGTCGTTGCGGCGCAGGCATTCTGCAGCCGTGGCGCGATCTACGCAAACAACTGCGCAAACAGCAGGTCAGACCGGAGGGCACCACGCTGGTCTTCGCGGCTGCCCCGGTATTGCTGGCGGCCACGACGCTGCTGATCGCCGCAATCGTCCCGCTGGTCGCGACCGGTTCACCGCTGGACCCGGTCGCGGACCTGTTCGCCGTGGTGGGCCTGCTGTTCCTCGGCACGGTGGCGCTGACCTTGGCCGGCATCGACACCGGAACCTCTTTCGGCGGGATGGGCGCCAGCCGTGAGATCACCATCGCCGCGCTGGTCGAGCCCACCATCCTGCTCGCGGTGTTCGCGCTGTCCATCCCTGCCCGCTCGGCCAATCTGGGCGCCATCGTCGGGTTCAGCCTGCACAACCCCGGCGAGGTGGTGTCGCTGAGCGGAATCCTGGCGTTCGTCGCCCTGGTGATCGTCGTCATCGCCGAGACCGGGCGGCTACCCGTCGACAACCCGGCCACCCACCTGGAGCTGACCATGGTGCACGAGGCGATGGTGCTCGAATATGCGGGGCCGAGGTTGGCGCTGGTCGAATGGGCAAGCGCGATGCGTCTCACCGTGCTGCTGGCGCTACTGGCGAATCTGTTCGCCCCATGGGGGATCGCGGGGCAGCGGCCGACCCTGATCGGCGTCGGGATCGGTATCGTCGCCATAGCTTTGAAGGTGGTGCTGGCCGCCGCGGTACTGGGCGGTGCCGAGGTATTCATCGCGAAACTGCGCCTGTTCCGGGTGCCCGAATTGCTGGCCGGCTCGTTCCTGATGGCGCTGCTGGCGGTCAGCGCGGCCAATTTCTTTGCCGGACAAGCGGGATGA
- the hycQ gene encoding hydrogenase HycQ, which produces MTILILVPILAPAAAAVAGWIGGWRRATATLTVLSAIAVLGSAVALGIQTGGRPGVVLDGLLRSDALSVTMLIVIGVVGTLATWASIGYIDAELEHGHTDRGDARLYGTLTPAFVSAMALAVSANNIGVTWVAVEATTVITAFLVGHRRTRTALEATWKYVVICSVGIAVAFLGTVLLYFAVRHAGADSATALDLDVLVARAGQLDPSVARLAGGLLLIGYGAKVGLVPFHGWLADAHSQAPAPVSALMSGVLLSVAFSVLIRLRGVIDAAVGSGFLRAGFLTLGLATVLIAALLLTVATDLKRMLAYSSMENMGLIAIAAAAGTKLAIAALLLHVLAHGVGKTVLFLAGGQLQAAHDSTAIADISAVLTRSRLIGTSFAIGVVALLGFPPFAMFASELAIARSLADARLVWAMGAALLLMVVAFAALVGNARRILLGSPSVDAPPIVVPASVAAALLAGVAASLVLGVSAGPLTGLFSTAASQFGAG; this is translated from the coding sequence ATGACCATCCTGATTCTGGTGCCGATCCTGGCACCGGCCGCTGCCGCAGTGGCCGGCTGGATCGGTGGGTGGCGCCGCGCGACGGCCACCCTGACCGTGCTTTCGGCGATTGCGGTGCTCGGATCGGCTGTGGCGCTGGGCATTCAGACGGGCGGGCGGCCCGGCGTGGTGCTGGACGGACTGCTGCGCTCCGACGCCTTGTCGGTGACGATGCTGATCGTCATCGGCGTCGTCGGCACCCTGGCCACCTGGGCGAGCATCGGCTACATCGACGCCGAACTCGAGCACGGCCACACCGACCGCGGCGACGCCCGGCTGTATGGGACGCTGACGCCGGCGTTCGTATCCGCGATGGCACTGGCGGTGTCCGCCAACAACATCGGGGTGACCTGGGTAGCCGTGGAAGCCACCACGGTGATCACGGCTTTCCTGGTCGGGCACCGTCGCACCCGCACCGCGCTGGAGGCTACCTGGAAGTACGTGGTGATCTGCTCGGTCGGGATCGCCGTCGCGTTCCTGGGCACCGTGCTGCTGTATTTCGCGGTGCGCCACGCCGGCGCCGACAGCGCGACCGCCCTCGATCTCGACGTGCTGGTGGCTCGCGCCGGCCAACTCGACCCGTCGGTGGCCAGGCTGGCGGGTGGGCTGCTGCTGATCGGATACGGCGCCAAGGTGGGATTGGTGCCGTTCCACGGCTGGCTGGCCGACGCGCACAGCCAGGCGCCGGCCCCGGTGTCGGCGCTGATGAGCGGAGTGCTGCTCTCGGTGGCGTTTTCGGTGCTGATCCGGTTGCGCGGGGTCATCGACGCCGCGGTGGGCAGCGGCTTCCTGCGGGCCGGCTTCCTGACCCTTGGACTAGCCACCGTCCTGATCGCCGCGCTGTTGCTCACCGTGGCAACGGACCTCAAGCGGATGCTGGCCTACTCGTCGATGGAGAACATGGGCCTGATCGCGATCGCGGCGGCCGCGGGAACCAAACTGGCCATCGCCGCGCTGCTGCTGCATGTGCTGGCGCACGGCGTCGGAAAGACGGTGCTGTTCCTGGCCGGCGGTCAGTTGCAGGCCGCACACGATTCCACCGCCATCGCCGACATCAGCGCGGTGCTGACCCGCTCGCGCCTGATCGGCACCTCGTTTGCCATCGGAGTTGTTGCGCTGCTTGGGTTTCCGCCGTTCGCGATGTTCGCCAGCGAGTTGGCCATCGCCAGGTCGCTGGCCGATGCCCGGCTCGTCTGGGCGATGGGCGCCGCGCTGCTGCTGATGGTGGTGGCATTTGCGGCGCTGGTCGGCAACGCCCGACGCATCCTGCTCGGGTCGCCGAGCGTGGACGCCCCGCCCATCGTGGTGCCCGCCTCGGTGGCCGCCGCATTGCTGGCCGGCGTCGCGGCCTCGCTGGTGCTGGGCGTGTCCGCCGGACCGCTGACGGGGCTGTTCAGCACGGCGGCCAGTCAGTTCGGGGCCGGATGA
- the hycE gene encoding formate hydrogenase, which produces MMPPERLCRNVSDDSLAGAVGTLLDDGFRLALVAAHDDGAVLRVVYLLLAGQPDRRVELTLTIDAGDPAVPSLAHLSIPAGRFEREMMDLYGIAPQGHPQPRRLVSHAHWPSDWYPMRHNASAPTEFATVGGFPFVTVEGPGVYEIPVGPVHAGLIEPGHFRFSVIGESVLRLKARLWFVHRGIEKLFEGRPAAGAVGMAERISGDTSAAHALAHSLAVEEALGYQAPDALHRLRALLVELERLYNHATDLGALANDVGFALANSHAQRVRELVLRINHRVTGHRLLRGAIRPGGVVLQQLPEPVELRALAVDVAEIAALTLGNSVIYDRFADTAVLKRDDACAMGCLGYVARASGIGTDARLDHPTTPLPVEPVGRADGDVLARYLIRRDEFAASVALACTLIEEHHGPLQQVASLPAAGGSGVGIVEGWRGTIVHRVEVDAGVITRAKVVDPSWFNWPALPVAMADTIVPDFPLANKSFNLSYAGNDL; this is translated from the coding sequence ATGATGCCGCCGGAACGGCTGTGCCGCAACGTATCTGACGATAGCCTTGCCGGTGCCGTCGGGACCCTGTTGGACGACGGATTCAGATTGGCGCTGGTGGCCGCCCACGACGACGGCGCCGTGCTGCGGGTCGTCTACCTGCTGCTGGCCGGGCAGCCGGACCGCCGCGTCGAACTCACCCTGACCATCGACGCCGGCGATCCGGCGGTGCCTTCGCTTGCCCACTTGTCCATCCCCGCCGGCCGCTTCGAACGCGAGATGATGGACCTGTACGGGATCGCGCCGCAAGGACATCCGCAGCCGCGACGATTGGTGAGCCACGCGCACTGGCCGTCGGACTGGTATCCGATGCGCCATAACGCGTCCGCACCAACAGAATTCGCGACCGTGGGGGGGTTTCCGTTCGTCACCGTCGAAGGCCCCGGGGTGTACGAGATCCCGGTCGGGCCGGTCCACGCCGGACTGATCGAGCCCGGGCACTTCCGCTTTTCGGTGATCGGGGAATCGGTGTTGCGTCTCAAGGCGCGGCTGTGGTTCGTGCACCGGGGCATCGAGAAGCTGTTCGAGGGGCGACCCGCCGCGGGGGCGGTGGGGATGGCCGAACGGATCAGCGGCGACACCTCGGCCGCCCACGCGCTGGCCCACAGTTTGGCGGTGGAGGAGGCGCTCGGTTACCAGGCGCCCGACGCGCTGCACCGGCTGCGGGCGCTGCTCGTCGAACTCGAACGGCTCTACAACCATGCCACCGACCTGGGGGCGCTGGCCAACGACGTCGGATTCGCACTGGCCAACTCCCATGCCCAGCGAGTGCGCGAACTGGTGCTGCGCATCAACCACCGTGTCACCGGGCACCGGCTGCTGCGCGGCGCGATCCGGCCCGGAGGCGTTGTCCTGCAACAGCTTCCAGAGCCGGTCGAGCTACGGGCGCTGGCCGTCGACGTCGCCGAGATCGCCGCGCTCACCCTGGGCAACTCGGTGATCTACGACCGCTTCGCCGACACCGCCGTGCTGAAGCGCGACGACGCCTGCGCGATGGGTTGCCTGGGCTACGTCGCACGCGCCAGCGGCATCGGCACCGATGCGCGCCTGGACCACCCGACGACGCCGCTGCCGGTCGAGCCGGTGGGCCGCGCCGACGGCGACGTGCTGGCCCGCTACCTGATTCGCCGCGACGAGTTCGCGGCATCGGTCGCGCTGGCCTGCACCTTGATCGAGGAACACCACGGCCCGCTGCAACAGGTGGCGTCGCTGCCGGCGGCCGGTGGGTCGGGTGTGGGGATCGTGGAGGGCTGGCGGGGCACCATCGTGCACCGCGTGGAGGTCGACGCCGGTGTGATCACCCGCGCCAAGGTGGTGGATCCGTCCTGGTTCAACTGGCCCGCGCTGCCGGTCGCGATGGCCGACACGATCGTCCCGGACTTCCCGCTGGCCAACAAGAGCTTCAACCTGTCCTATGCCGGCAACGACTTGTGA
- a CDS encoding ABC transporter ATP-binding protein, protein MSRVVAVRHDGRVPETGPETDAVEADPDLLIDFRNVALRRGGRTLVGPLDWAVELDERWVIIGPNGAGKTSLLRIAAATEHPSSGIAFVLGERLGRVDVSELRARIGLSSSALAQRIPSDEVVRDLVVSAGYSVLGRWRERYDDVDYQRALDMLESLGAEHLADRDYGTLSEGERKRVLIARALMTDPELLLLDEPAAGLDLGGREELVARLADLAADPDAPALVLVTHHVEEVPPGFSHCLLLSEAQVVASGLLPDVLTAENLSAAFGQRIALDVVDGRYFARRVRTRAAHRRQP, encoded by the coding sequence GTGAGCCGCGTCGTCGCGGTACGGCACGATGGTCGGGTGCCCGAAACCGGCCCCGAAACCGATGCTGTAGAGGCCGATCCCGACCTGCTGATCGACTTCCGAAACGTCGCGCTGCGCCGCGGCGGGCGCACCCTGGTCGGGCCCTTGGACTGGGCCGTCGAACTCGACGAACGCTGGGTCATCATCGGCCCCAACGGCGCCGGCAAGACGTCGCTGCTGCGCATCGCGGCGGCCACCGAGCACCCGTCCAGTGGCATCGCGTTCGTGCTGGGGGAGCGGCTGGGCCGGGTCGACGTCAGCGAACTGCGCGCCCGGATCGGCCTGAGCTCCTCGGCCCTGGCCCAGCGCATCCCCAGCGACGAGGTGGTGCGCGACCTCGTCGTCTCGGCCGGTTATTCGGTGCTGGGCCGCTGGCGCGAGCGCTACGACGACGTCGACTACCAGCGCGCGCTGGACATGCTGGAGAGCCTCGGTGCCGAGCACCTGGCCGACCGCGACTACGGAACGCTGTCCGAAGGCGAGCGCAAACGGGTGCTGATCGCCCGCGCGCTGATGACCGACCCGGAGTTGCTGCTGCTCGACGAGCCCGCCGCCGGGCTGGACCTGGGCGGCCGCGAGGAGCTGGTGGCCCGGTTGGCCGACCTGGCCGCCGACCCCGACGCCCCCGCCCTGGTGCTGGTCACCCACCATGTGGAAGAGGTGCCGCCGGGATTCAGCCACTGCCTGCTGCTCTCCGAGGCCCAGGTGGTGGCGTCCGGTCTGCTGCCCGATGTGCTGACCGCGGAGAATCTCTCCGCGGCGTTCGGGCAGCGGATCGCCCTGGACGTCGTCGACGGACGCTACTTCGCCCGCCGGGTACGTACCCGGGCAGCTCATCGGAGGCAGCCATGA
- a CDS encoding NUDIX domain-containing protein, with product MTEPHVPLPARPAATVMLIRDAPGGLNIFLMRRHSQMEFAPGVIVFPGGGVDDRDRTAEIAWAGPPPQWWAERFGVDADLAEALVCAAARETFEESGVLFAGPAADPDGIVRDASVYREERHALADRTLSFADFLRTENLVLRSDLLRPWANWVTPEAEPTRRYDTYFFVGALPEGQRADGENTESDRAGWESPRKAIDDFEAGRNVLLPPTWTRLDSLDGRSVADVLAVERQIVPVQPLLEKRGDNWVFEFFDSDRYHAAREKGGSMQWPLGMPK from the coding sequence ATGACCGAACCGCACGTGCCGCTGCCCGCGCGCCCGGCAGCGACCGTGATGCTGATCCGCGACGCACCCGGTGGCCTGAACATCTTCCTGATGCGTAGGCATTCGCAGATGGAGTTCGCGCCCGGCGTCATCGTGTTCCCCGGCGGTGGTGTCGACGATCGCGACCGCACCGCCGAGATCGCCTGGGCGGGCCCGCCGCCGCAGTGGTGGGCCGAGCGGTTCGGCGTCGACGCCGACCTGGCCGAGGCCCTGGTGTGCGCAGCGGCGCGGGAGACCTTCGAGGAGTCCGGCGTGCTGTTCGCCGGGCCCGCCGCGGATCCGGACGGGATCGTTCGGGATGCGTCGGTGTACCGCGAGGAGCGCCACGCGCTGGCCGACCGCACCCTGTCCTTCGCTGATTTTTTGCGCACCGAGAACCTGGTGCTGCGCTCGGACCTGTTGCGTCCGTGGGCGAACTGGGTCACCCCCGAGGCCGAGCCGACCCGCCGCTACGACACCTACTTCTTCGTCGGCGCGTTGCCCGAAGGTCAGCGAGCCGACGGCGAGAACACCGAATCCGACCGGGCCGGCTGGGAGTCGCCGCGCAAAGCCATCGACGACTTCGAGGCCGGCCGCAACGTGCTGCTGCCGCCGACCTGGACGCGGCTGGACTCGCTGGACGGGCGCAGTGTCGCCGACGTCCTCGCCGTCGAGCGCCAGATCGTGCCCGTGCAGCCGCTGCTGGAGAAGCGGGGCGACAACTGGGTCTTCGAGTTCTTCGACTCCGACCGCTACCACGCGGCTCGGGAGAAGGGCGGATCCATGCAGTGGCCCCTGGGCATGCCCAAGTGA
- the echA17 gene encoding putative enoyl-CoA hydratase echA17 yields the protein MSEFVSVVVSDGSQDAGLAMLLLSRSPTNAMTRQFYREIIDAADELGRRDDVSAVILFGGHEIFSAGDDIPELRTLDAAGAGTAARVRCEAIDAVAAIPKPTVAAITGYALGAGLTLALAADWRVSGDNVKFGATEILAGLVPGGDGMARLTHVVGASRAKELVFSGRFFDAEEALALGLIDDMVAPDDVYDAAAAWARRFLEGPAPALAAAKAGINDVYSGSGGSERRAAEQRRYVEVFAAGQGGGTDRNSEEG from the coding sequence GTGAGCGAGTTCGTCAGTGTCGTGGTCAGCGACGGCTCTCAGGATGCCGGCCTGGCCATGCTGCTGCTGTCGCGGTCGCCCACCAACGCGATGACCCGGCAGTTCTACCGCGAGATCATCGACGCCGCCGACGAACTGGGCCGCCGCGACGACGTGAGCGCGGTGATCCTGTTCGGCGGCCACGAGATTTTCTCCGCCGGCGACGACATTCCCGAACTGCGCACGCTGGATGCTGCCGGGGCCGGCACGGCCGCTCGGGTGCGCTGTGAGGCCATCGACGCCGTCGCCGCGATCCCGAAACCCACCGTGGCCGCGATCACCGGATACGCGCTGGGCGCCGGCCTCACGCTGGCGCTGGCCGCGGACTGGCGGGTCAGCGGCGACAACGTGAAGTTCGGCGCCACCGAAATCCTGGCGGGGCTGGTGCCCGGCGGCGACGGGATGGCCCGCCTCACCCATGTGGTCGGAGCCAGCCGGGCCAAGGAGTTGGTGTTCAGCGGCCGCTTCTTCGACGCCGAGGAGGCGCTGGCGCTGGGTCTGATCGACGACATGGTGGCCCCCGACGACGTCTACGACGCCGCCGCGGCGTGGGCGCGCCGGTTCCTGGAAGGTCCGGCTCCCGCGCTGGCAGCGGCGAAGGCCGGCATCAACGACGTGTATTCGGGATCCGGCGGATCCGAGCGCCGCGCCGCCGAGCAGCGCCGCTACGTCGAGGTATTCGCCGCTGGTCAGGGCGGTGGCACCGACAGGAATTCCGAAGAAGGTTAG
- a CDS encoding putative S-adenosylmethionine-dependent methyltransferase, producing the protein MVLQRDGHRGQTLLSLFDVDDVSYLRSDAGAAALAVVADFEFGAATRIADVAAVRSRFGDRTPLLVETTLLRRKAAGKLDGLGDVASWLFTDEALQQATAAPVALHRADRLAGRVVHDATCSIGTELAALRPVAARTIGSDLDAVRLAMARHNLGADVDLCRADALRPVTRGAVVVVDPARRSGGRRRFNPAEYQPALDSLLHTYRRYELVVKCSPGIDFDEVGRLGFDGEIEVTSWRGSVREACLWSAGLAEPGVRRRATVLDRGEQVADTDPDDSEVRPAGRWIVDPDGAVVRAGLVRQYAARHGLWQLDPDIAYLSGDRLPPGVRGFEVLDQLAYDERRLRAALWALDCGSAEILVRGVGVDPDALRRRLRLRGSSALSVVIARIGTGAAGRPVAYVCRASR; encoded by the coding sequence GTGGTTCTACAACGTGATGGTCACCGGGGTCAAACCCTCCTGAGCCTGTTCGACGTCGACGACGTCAGCTATCTGCGCTCGGATGCCGGCGCGGCGGCGCTGGCGGTGGTCGCCGATTTCGAGTTCGGTGCGGCCACCCGGATCGCCGACGTCGCCGCGGTGCGCTCCCGGTTCGGCGACCGGACCCCGCTTCTGGTGGAGACGACGCTGCTGCGCCGCAAGGCCGCCGGCAAGCTCGACGGACTCGGTGACGTGGCGAGCTGGTTGTTCACCGACGAGGCGCTGCAGCAGGCCACCGCGGCCCCGGTCGCCCTGCACCGCGCGGACCGGCTGGCCGGGCGGGTGGTGCACGACGCAACCTGTTCGATCGGCACCGAGTTGGCGGCGCTGCGGCCCGTGGCGGCCAGGACGATCGGCAGCGACCTCGACGCGGTCCGGCTGGCGATGGCACGGCACAACCTCGGCGCCGACGTGGATCTGTGCCGCGCCGACGCCCTGCGCCCGGTGACCCGCGGCGCCGTCGTCGTCGTCGACCCGGCGCGGCGCAGCGGTGGGCGGCGCCGGTTCAACCCGGCCGAGTACCAGCCGGCCCTGGATTCGCTGCTGCACACCTATCGGCGCTATGAGCTGGTCGTAAAATGTTCTCCCGGAATAGATTTCGACGAAGTTGGCCGGTTGGGGTTCGACGGCGAGATCGAGGTGACGTCCTGGCGCGGTTCGGTTCGCGAGGCCTGCCTGTGGTCGGCCGGACTGGCCGAGCCGGGCGTGCGCCGGCGCGCGACCGTCCTGGACCGCGGTGAGCAGGTCGCCGACACCGATCCCGACGACAGCGAGGTGCGGCCGGCCGGACGCTGGATCGTCGACCCCGACGGGGCCGTGGTGCGGGCGGGGCTGGTCCGGCAGTACGCGGCGCGGCACGGGTTGTGGCAACTCGACCCCGACATCGCCTACCTGTCCGGCGACCGGCTACCGCCCGGGGTGCGCGGCTTCGAGGTGCTCGATCAACTGGCCTACGACGAACGGCGCCTGCGCGCCGCGCTGTGGGCGCTGGACTGCGGGTCGGCCGAGATCCTGGTCCGCGGCGTGGGCGTGGACCCCGACGCGCTGCGCCGACGACTACGGCTGCGGGGAAGCAGTGCACTGTCGGTGGTGATCGCTCGCATCGGCACCGGCGCTGCCGGACGGCCGGTCGCCTACGTTTGCCGGGCCTCACGGTAA
- the TB22.2 gene encoding hypothetical protein produces MRYRMATAAMAAALLLGWPAGTAAAAPPTCANLGGSLEGQTCHIHQSGGTYTLDITYPADYPDQQALTDYITQNRDGFVNVAQGSGRRDQPYQMDATNDQHSSGQPPHTRSVVLKFFQDLGGARPSNWFKSFNYNLVSKQPITFDTLFAPNANALDTIFPIVQRELEHQSGLGLAISPGAGHDPTNYQNFAITDDALIFYFAQGELLPSFAGATQVPVPRNAIPPLAI; encoded by the coding sequence ATGCGTTACCGGATGGCGACCGCGGCGATGGCTGCTGCGCTCCTGTTGGGATGGCCGGCGGGCACCGCAGCGGCGGCGCCGCCGACGTGCGCCAACCTCGGTGGCTCGCTCGAGGGCCAGACCTGCCACATCCACCAGTCGGGTGGCACCTACACGCTGGACATCACCTATCCCGCTGACTACCCCGACCAGCAGGCGCTGACCGACTACATCACCCAGAACCGCGACGGGTTCGTCAACGTCGCCCAGGGATCTGGTCGGCGTGATCAGCCCTACCAGATGGATGCCACCAACGACCAGCACAGTTCCGGCCAGCCCCCGCACACCCGCAGCGTGGTGCTGAAGTTCTTCCAGGACCTCGGCGGGGCCCGCCCGTCGAACTGGTTCAAGTCGTTCAACTACAACCTGGTGTCCAAGCAGCCGATCACCTTCGACACTTTGTTCGCGCCCAACGCCAATGCGCTGGACACCATCTTCCCGATCGTGCAGCGTGAGCTGGAACATCAGAGCGGGCTGGGGCTGGCCATCTCGCCGGGCGCCGGACACGACCCGACCAATTACCAGAACTTCGCGATCACCGACGACGCGCTGATCTTCTATTTCGCGCAGGGCGAGCTGCTGCCGTCGTTCGCCGGTGCGACCCAGGTGCCGGTGCCGCGCAACGCCATCCCGCCGCTGGCGATCTAG
- a CDS encoding putative acetyltransferase produces MTSMWGAPLHRRWRGGRLRDPRQAKFLTLASLRWVLRNKAYTPWYLVRYWRLLKFKLQNPHIITRGMVFLGKGVEIHCTPELAQLEIGRWVHIGDKNTIRAHEGSLRFGDKVVLGRDNVVNCYLDIELGDSALMADWCYICDFDHRMDDITLPIKDQGIIKSPVRIGPDTWIGVKVSVLRGTSVGRGCVLGSHAVVRGVIPDYSIAVGAPAKVVKNRKLSWETSAAQRAELAAALADIERKKASHS; encoded by the coding sequence ATGACGAGCATGTGGGGTGCGCCGCTGCATCGCCGGTGGCGCGGCGGCCGGCTCAGGGACCCGCGCCAGGCCAAATTCCTCACCCTGGCATCGCTGCGATGGGTGTTGCGCAACAAGGCCTACACGCCGTGGTACCTGGTGCGCTACTGGCGGCTGCTGAAGTTCAAGCTGCAGAACCCCCACATCATCACCCGCGGCATGGTGTTCCTCGGCAAGGGCGTGGAGATCCACTGCACGCCCGAGCTTGCGCAGCTCGAGATCGGCCGCTGGGTGCACATCGGAGACAAGAACACCATCCGCGCCCACGAGGGTTCGCTGCGCTTCGGCGACAAGGTGGTGCTCGGCCGCGACAACGTCGTCAACTGCTATCTGGACATCGAGCTCGGCGACTCCGCGCTGATGGCCGACTGGTGCTACATCTGCGATTTCGACCACCGCATGGACGACATCACGCTGCCGATCAAGGACCAGGGCATCATCAAGTCGCCGGTGCGGATCGGCCCGGACACCTGGATCGGTGTGAAGGTGTCGGTATTGCGCGGCACCTCCGTCGGGCGCGGCTGCGTGCTCGGATCGCACGCCGTGGTGCGCGGTGTCATCCCGGACTATTCGATCGCCGTCGGCGCCCCGGCGAAAGTGGTGAAGAACCGCAAGCTGTCCTGGGAGACCTCGGCCGCGCAACGCGCCGAGTTGGCCGCCGCCCTGGCCGATATCGAGCGCAAGAAAGCGTCCCATTCCTGA
- a CDS encoding deoxyribodipyrimidine photo-lyase, with protein MVSLLWFRRDLRLRDHPALAAAAESDHTLACFVLDPQLEKSSGQRRLQFLGDSLRQLQQDLDGRLLVVRGPPEQRIPQLANEIDASAVHISEDFAPFGRRRDERVREALGEVPLVPTGSPYLVSPGRVTKDDGTPYKVFTPFYGRWRDAGWRAPAQTGTETASWLDPSRVQGKALQPAEIPNPGVTLDVAAGEAQALSQWAEFVGDGMDRYGKDRNRPDLAGTSRMSAHLKFGTIHPRTMAAALDMRRNGTQEYLRQLAFRDFYAAVLYHWPDSVWHNWNGDFDAIRTDTGQDADQRFESWTAGKTGFPIVDAGMRQLRETGFMHNRVRMIVASFLVKDLHLPWQWGARWFLRQLVDGDMANNQHGWQWCAGSGTDAAPYFRVFNPTKQGEKFDPTGAYIRRWVPELADVDDVHLIKGDRPDGYPAPIVDHARERQEALRRYGDIS; from the coding sequence ATGGTCAGCCTGCTGTGGTTTCGTCGCGACCTGCGCTTGCGGGACCATCCCGCGCTGGCCGCCGCCGCCGAAAGCGACCACACGCTGGCCTGTTTCGTGCTCGACCCGCAGTTGGAGAAATCCTCCGGCCAGCGCCGCCTGCAGTTTCTGGGTGACTCGCTGCGTCAGTTGCAACAAGATCTGGACGGGCGCCTGCTGGTGGTCCGGGGACCGCCAGAGCAACGAATCCCCCAGTTGGCCAACGAGATCGACGCATCGGCAGTGCACATCTCCGAGGACTTCGCACCGTTCGGGCGACGCCGCGACGAGCGGGTGCGCGAAGCGCTGGGCGAGGTGCCGCTGGTGCCGACGGGCTCGCCGTACCTGGTTTCCCCGGGCCGGGTGACCAAGGACGACGGCACCCCGTACAAGGTGTTCACGCCGTTCTACGGCAGATGGCGCGACGCCGGGTGGCGGGCGCCGGCCCAGACAGGCACGGAAACGGCGTCCTGGCTCGACCCGTCCCGGGTGCAGGGTAAGGCACTCCAGCCGGCCGAGATCCCGAACCCGGGCGTGACGTTGGACGTCGCCGCCGGCGAAGCGCAGGCACTTTCGCAGTGGGCAGAGTTCGTGGGCGACGGCATGGACCGCTACGGCAAGGACCGCAACCGGCCGGATCTGGCGGGCACCAGCCGGATGTCGGCGCACCTCAAGTTCGGCACCATCCATCCCCGGACCATGGCCGCCGCCCTGGACATGAGACGCAACGGCACTCAGGAATACTTGCGGCAGTTGGCTTTTCGCGACTTCTACGCCGCAGTGCTCTATCACTGGCCGGACAGTGTGTGGCACAACTGGAACGGCGACTTCGACGCCATCCGAACCGACACCGGCCAGGATGCCGACCAGCGCTTCGAGTCCTGGACTGCCGGCAAAACCGGGTTCCCGATCGTCGACGCAGGCATGCGGCAGCTACGCGAGACCGGGTTCATGCACAATCGGGTGCGCATGATCGTTGCGTCGTTTCTGGTCAAGGATCTGCACCTGCCGTGGCAGTGGGGCGCGCGCTGGTTTCTGCGGCAACTCGTCGACGGCGATATGGCCAACAACCAGCACGGCTGGCAGTGGTGCGCGGGCAGCGGCACCGACGCCGCGCCGTACTTCCGGGTGTTCAACCCGACCAAGCAGGGCGAGAAGTTCGACCCGACCGGCGCTTACATCCGGCGCTGGGTACCCGAGTTGGCCGACGTCGACGATGTCCATCTGATCAAGGGCGACCGACCCGACGGATACCCTGCGCCGATCGTCGACCATGCCAGAGAACGTCAAGAGGCGTTGCGGCGCTACGGTGACATCAGCTGA